A section of the Hippea sp. KM1 genome encodes:
- a CDS encoding response regulator transcription factor codes for MRVLVVEDEKNLAYLIKEGLTDEGYIVDVAGDGEEGLYLAKNIPYDIIILDLMLPKIDGLEVLRTLRQDNIKTPILLLTARDSTEDKVIGLDSGADDYLTKPFSFDELIARMRAITRRYHGQTENTIRIADLKIDLDTHQVKRDEKNIELSSKEYALLELLALNKNRLLTRDQILEHIYDYQYDFDSNVIDVLIARLRKKIDKGFKKRLIHTIRGAGYMLKEDND; via the coding sequence ATGAGGGTGTTGGTTGTGGAGGATGAGAAAAACCTGGCCTATCTAATCAAAGAGGGCCTAACCGATGAAGGCTATATAGTCGATGTGGCAGGGGACGGTGAAGAGGGCCTATACCTTGCCAAAAACATACCATACGACATAATCATACTGGATCTAATGTTGCCAAAGATCGATGGATTGGAGGTATTGAGAACACTAAGGCAAGACAACATAAAAACACCTATTCTGCTATTGACAGCAAGGGATTCTACAGAGGATAAGGTTATAGGCTTAGACAGCGGGGCAGACGATTACCTAACCAAACCGTTCTCATTTGACGAGCTTATAGCAAGAATGAGGGCAATAACAAGGAGATACCACGGCCAGACAGAGAATACAATAAGGATCGCAGATCTAAAGATAGATTTAGACACCCATCAGGTAAAAAGGGATGAGAAAAACATAGAGTTAAGTTCAAAGGAATATGCCCTGCTTGAGCTTTTAGCCCTAAACAAAAACAGGCTCCTAACGAGGGATCAGATCTTAGAGCACATATACGACTATCAATACGACTTCGATAGCAATGTAATAGATGTCCTAATAGCCCGACTCAGAAAAAAGATAGATAAGGGCTTTAAAAAAAGGCTCATTCACACAATAAGAGGAGCGGGCTATATGCTCAAGGAGGATAACGATTAA
- a CDS encoding sulfite exporter TauE/SafE family protein — MITDYLYILMISSIASSIGGLLGIGGGVLMVPLFVILLKIQIQQAVAISLFTIIGLSMLVSSKHIKSGALNLPLGFTLELSTTLGAIIGSIAALNINHKTLSLLFALFLMVIAVMTLKDKKAAQNIDTEGEYSYFDHQLNRKVFYTIKNLPIAYLVSFIAGVSSGMFGIGGGILKVPILANVCKLPMKVASATSSFMVGITASASAFIYFKHGRLNPFFAFVSLLGAYLGAKVGVYLHSRLRNDDIRRVFFVVLLIIAIEMFLRSLR; from the coding sequence ATGATTACAGATTATCTATACATCCTAATGATCAGCTCTATCGCAAGCAGTATAGGCGGACTGTTGGGAATCGGCGGCGGCGTCTTGATGGTTCCGTTGTTTGTTATACTCCTAAAGATACAGATCCAACAAGCCGTGGCCATAAGCCTATTCACCATTATAGGCCTTAGCATGCTGGTCAGCTCAAAACATATAAAAAGCGGGGCATTAAACCTCCCTCTGGGTTTCACCTTGGAGCTTTCCACAACCTTAGGCGCCATAATAGGGAGCATCGCCGCCCTGAACATAAACCACAAAACACTAAGCCTGCTCTTTGCCCTATTCCTGATGGTCATAGCGGTAATGACGCTTAAGGATAAAAAAGCCGCACAAAACATAGATACAGAGGGGGAGTATTCATACTTCGACCACCAGCTAAACAGAAAGGTGTTTTACACTATAAAAAACCTCCCCATAGCCTATCTGGTATCGTTTATAGCGGGTGTATCCTCAGGCATGTTTGGTATTGGTGGCGGCATATTAAAGGTGCCTATACTGGCCAATGTGTGCAAACTGCCCATGAAGGTTGCCTCTGCAACGAGCAGTTTCATGGTGGGTATCACCGCCTCGGCATCGGCGTTTATCTATTTTAAGCACGGCAGGCTAAACCCGTTCTTTGCATTTGTCAGCCTGTTGGGCGCATACTTGGGGGCAAAGGTTGGTGTATACCTACACTCACGCTTAAGAAACGACGATATAAGAAGGGTATTCTTTGTTGTGTTGCTGATTATAGCCATTGAGATGTTCTTGAGGTCTTTAAGATGA
- a CDS encoding DedA family protein produces the protein MDRALEILLTIKENPLLVYAIIGAISFLESFVVIGEFVPGAAFALAGGFLASKGIISITYLIIWAIIGAIAADIISYYLGILAYVKTLNRPMPKRFKEVLTKGERFFRKHGGISVFLGRFIGPLRPIIPFVAGFMRMKTASFLIWATTSGIIWGIAYVGAGYIVGNNIKRILNTLNGINTTIGLILMILVLIYTLRRLRK, from the coding sequence ATGGATAGAGCCTTAGAGATACTCCTCACCATCAAGGAAAACCCCCTGCTTGTATATGCAATCATAGGCGCAATATCATTTCTTGAGTCGTTTGTGGTTATAGGCGAGTTTGTGCCTGGTGCTGCATTCGCATTGGCAGGCGGATTTTTGGCATCAAAGGGCATTATAAGCATAACATACCTCATTATCTGGGCAATCATAGGGGCTATCGCCGCAGACATAATAAGCTATTATTTGGGGATTCTTGCATATGTAAAAACACTAAACAGACCAATGCCAAAAAGGTTTAAGGAGGTATTAACAAAGGGCGAGAGGTTCTTTAGAAAACACGGGGGCATCAGCGTGTTTTTGGGCAGATTCATAGGCCCCTTAAGACCAATAATACCCTTTGTAGCAGGATTTATGAGAATGAAAACCGCATCGTTTCTCATATGGGCAACAACAAGCGGCATAATCTGGGGCATAGCCTATGTGGGCGCAGGATACATAGTTGGAAACAACATAAAACGCATCCTCAACACCCTAAACGGTATAAACACCACTATTGGCTTGATTTTGATGATTTTAGTTCTAATATACACCTTGAGGAGATTAAGGAAATGA
- the tlyA gene encoding 23S rRNA (cytidine-2'-O)-methyltransferase TlyA, which translates to MRLDIYLVNKGVLPTRSKAKQIIESGGVCVNSKTITKPAFDVSDEDVIEVKDTLKYVSRGGLKLEFAMNAFSVDAKGKKCLDVGASTGGFTDCLIKGGAESVLAVDVGKDQLHPSLKNHPRVVSMEETDIRKLNINETFDLITVDVSFISLVHILKHIQRLLSKNGECVVLIKPQFEVGKGNTKKGIVRDEGLIRKAIERVKSSAQSCGFTIGGIVESPIKGKDGNREFLMHLKHG; encoded by the coding sequence ATGAGGTTGGACATCTATCTGGTCAACAAAGGCGTCCTGCCGACAAGGAGTAAGGCCAAACAGATAATAGAAAGCGGCGGGGTCTGTGTAAACTCAAAAACAATAACAAAGCCGGCATTTGATGTATCGGATGAGGATGTAATAGAGGTTAAAGATACACTTAAGTATGTAAGCAGGGGCGGCCTTAAGCTTGAATTCGCCATGAATGCGTTTTCGGTTGATGCAAAAGGCAAAAAATGTCTGGATGTTGGTGCCTCCACGGGCGGTTTTACTGACTGTTTAATAAAGGGAGGGGCAGAAAGCGTATTGGCAGTCGATGTGGGAAAGGATCAACTCCACCCAAGCCTAAAAAATCACCCCCGGGTCGTCTCGATGGAGGAAACGGACATAAGAAAGTTAAACATAAACGAGACATTCGACCTAATAACGGTGGATGTAAGCTTTATATCGCTTGTGCATATACTAAAGCACATCCAAAGACTCCTGAGCAAGAATGGCGAGTGCGTTGTCTTGATAAAACCCCAATTCGAGGTGGGCAAGGGAAACACCAAAAAGGGCATAGTAAGGGACGAAGGCCTGATAAGAAAGGCAATAGAGAGGGTTAAATCCTCTGCCCAATCGTGCGGATTTACCATTGGTGGTATTGTCGAATCGCCCATAAAGGGCAAAGACGGTAATCGTGAATTCCTAATGCACCTTAAGCATGGATAG
- a CDS encoding HD domain-containing phosphohydrolase, translating to MKKSGIFELLKNITQKDIHRTTLKHIAEFLDAELCAIVAFKDMEVFFSESNKPIDIEPLIEKNYPILEQAAISRNLKILNETLGVSTLLIKGLNTDINAVLVAGFETDCQLQDKSEAIEIVSLFLSKSIENHILKKTLNEELLNLDIVPPVSSSKDDIRDWLLFNLNRIMSITKSKAVSFVFPIYNLYAFVSRDDSLNFVNFKKTQRVKNTLTYKMFQENLKGPVVFRHKLNPNIECLKLINKKIGIENILIVPIWLKGKLFSVIGYGYMHDYQFSIHDVNIVNLLAKRLTRFIKTTKEFSHLLNIISSSEKEIINSFILTIEMRDVYTKGHSQRVAYYARNIAKALGYKEEFQEKVYIAGLLHDIGKISIPDSVLLKPAKLSEVEYEMIKYHAVMSYEIVRQFKSIKDLKDIAKMVRQHHERCDGSGYPDGITCKEITRGARILAISDVFDALTTSRPYRKSFSKEEAIKIMMAEKGHFDERILSKSKQILLSSYKEAEKLVSGSLIPKAFDDYKRRFSNVDHLTGLLNRGALLKKLDSMIDTHTPFCIYMIDVKNMDLINIRCGSDIGDLVLIKTSELLRQTEEYGVVLISRFGGDSFVLVKVNPKNDTNKEKLERFLRLLGRRVSKTCNKDILPKRIEYTVVSAESHEAETSNELIYILRKRKKEKSERP from the coding sequence ATGAAGAAAAGCGGCATATTTGAACTGCTAAAGAACATAACGCAAAAGGATATACACAGAACAACACTCAAACATATAGCTGAGTTTTTGGATGCAGAGTTATGCGCAATCGTGGCCTTTAAGGATATGGAGGTTTTCTTTTCTGAATCAAACAAACCCATCGACATAGAGCCCTTAATTGAGAAAAATTACCCAATTCTTGAGCAGGCAGCTATAAGCAGAAACTTAAAGATACTGAATGAAACCTTAGGCGTATCAACCCTCCTCATAAAGGGGCTAAATACAGACATAAACGCCGTATTGGTTGCAGGTTTTGAAACAGACTGCCAATTACAGGACAAATCGGAGGCAATAGAGATAGTCTCTCTGTTTCTGTCCAAATCAATCGAAAACCATATACTAAAGAAAACACTGAATGAGGAGTTATTAAATTTAGACATAGTGCCGCCTGTGTCATCATCAAAAGACGACATAAGGGACTGGCTTCTGTTCAACTTAAATCGAATAATGAGCATAACCAAATCCAAGGCGGTAAGCTTCGTATTTCCTATATACAACCTCTATGCGTTTGTCAGCAGGGATGACTCCCTCAACTTTGTAAACTTCAAGAAGACCCAACGGGTAAAAAACACCCTGACCTATAAGATGTTTCAAGAAAATCTAAAAGGCCCTGTGGTTTTCAGACATAAACTCAACCCAAACATAGAATGCCTAAAACTAATCAACAAAAAGATAGGCATAGAAAACATACTGATAGTGCCCATATGGCTAAAGGGCAAACTGTTTAGCGTTATAGGTTATGGATATATGCACGATTATCAGTTCAGCATACACGATGTAAATATCGTTAACCTATTGGCAAAACGCCTAACACGATTCATAAAAACCACAAAGGAATTCAGTCATCTTTTAAACATCATATCATCCAGCGAAAAGGAGATAATAAACAGCTTCATCCTCACCATAGAGATGAGGGATGTATACACCAAGGGTCATTCCCAGAGGGTTGCATACTATGCCAGGAATATAGCAAAGGCATTGGGGTATAAAGAGGAGTTTCAGGAAAAGGTCTATATTGCAGGCCTATTGCACGATATAGGCAAAATCAGTATACCGGATTCGGTGCTATTAAAACCCGCAAAGCTGTCCGAAGTCGAGTATGAGATGATAAAATACCACGCCGTTATGTCGTATGAAATCGTCAGGCAATTCAAAAGCATCAAGGATTTAAAGGACATAGCCAAGATGGTCAGGCAGCACCACGAAAGGTGCGACGGCAGCGGATACCCAGACGGCATAACCTGTAAGGAGATTACAAGGGGCGCAAGGATCCTGGCCATATCGGATGTGTTCGATGCCCTAACCACATCAAGACCCTACAGAAAATCATTCTCAAAAGAGGAAGCCATAAAGATAATGATGGCAGAAAAGGGGCATTTTGACGAAAGGATACTCTCAAAATCAAAACAGATACTCCTATCCTCATACAAAGAGGCAGAAAAGCTGGTTTCAGGCTCCCTGATACCAAAGGCGTTTGACGATTACAAAAGAAGGTTCTCCAATGTCGACCACCTGACGGGGCTTCTAAACAGGGGCGCCCTCCTTAAGAAGCTGGATTCGATGATAGACACACATACGCCGTTTTGCATTTACATGATAGATGTGAAGAATATGGATTTGATAAACATACGATGCGGAAGCGATATAGGTGATCTGGTTCTTATAAAAACATCCGAACTGCTCAGGCAGACAGAGGAGTATGGAGTTGTTTTGATAAGCAGATTTGGAGGGGATTCGTTTGTTCTTGTTAAAGTAAACCCCAAAAACGACACAAATAAGGAAAAATTGGAGCGCTTTTTAAGATTGCTGGGCAGGAGGGTTTCAAAAACATGCAATAAAGACATACTGCCAAAGAGGATAGAATACACAGTGGTCAGCGCAGAATCCCACGAGGCAGAAACCTCCAACGAGTTGATATACATATTAAGAAAAAGGAAAAAAGAGAAATCGGAAAGGCCATGA